The Cottoperca gobio chromosome 6, fCotGob3.1, whole genome shotgun sequence genome has a segment encoding these proteins:
- the fanci gene encoding Fanconi anemia group I protein isoform X2 encodes MSVMRAEMDKIVTLSDGDSTAELQKYLSSLTNDKLITVITNGALKGKQVGALIKGIFKGSPSNSTEGSNRRLLVYQHCIPLCESGDLQTEVAADIIGLLMLETHSLPGPSLAKLASLFVEAIKLGKMGSGKSLELFPTVLTALSACETLSYGKGELSGEEYKKQLINSLCSSRWDPKCVIHLTTMFRDVPMSSEELQFLVEKVLRMFTKLDLQEIPPLVYQLLLLSAKGCKKQVLDGIICYFKEQDVRQEEEQKHGESLDLEVQSIPQDQLRHVEGTVILHIVFAIRLDHELGREFLKSFKTCYGDLCPFSVALLLSVARIQRYEEQVFDLLKGAIIKSFKDEHLQQGSKFLQDLLPGHCSVAQMILDTVKNSVFGWDHVTQGLVQLGFSLMDAFGPKPGPFGKTTEGSSTIARTPTQLACKLGGQVLLQGFKMHEPIRGEILEQVLNRLVTKTASPVNHYLDLFSDIVISAPMILLESSSKVTETFDHLSYLPLATVQGLLKAVQPLLKVSMSLKDALILVLRKAMFSSQLDGRKSAVTGFLLLLKNFKVLGSLASSQCSQAMSSSQIQVDVHSRYNSAANEAFCLEILSSLRRCLGQQADVRLMLYEGFYDVLRRNSQLASSIMQTLFSQLKRYYEPEQDLLPPVKLEPCITALGDQVYLQEPLAHLVSCTVHCLLWLQNMRRTANPSAADSDDDEEEEEEGYESELQTILESMTRRMIKSELEDFELDKSAEFSMGSSVGLKNNIYAVLVMGVYEILMEYNFIKANYSKSRFEELMELFNRYHKLSEILKEKSGKGRVPSHKTPRSLLSLGFITTLLTVLFRDSTQSREEALSVLRSSGEFVRYAVNVAVQKIQHLEETGHTDGPDGQNTDRTFRFLCDMTSVLMWRYTNIPSVVEDAGKKEKRSSLSLLCLEGLLRIFTTCQQRYPDRMAQLLSTMDISEDNSEPDDGNVTEMNFFYIRQFQRALFTQLSGGEEEFNSKEAQLLVSILSVLSQQLKPSSQQFVQMITWTVKICKETSFEDSAFSKGLLSLLFNLHVFYKSPVSLLLELCQDIHSQLGDIDQDVEVEKQSHFAIVNMKTATTAALLVLSQVDRVLDEVDWLIARKKSQTASDKSSSGEATQTAGQQDPIEKAVTLQLGTLLTALNELVQTALLPGTCTITLLRELSRTYTILTTLVKYYIQVCASRHGALPARLEKLVKLSGSHLTPQCYSFITYAQSGESSGGGADEKKKKKRNEVTTAASAKLLRETTAIPNVIFSIEQYEKYLITLSKKSKVNLMQYMKLSTSRDFRINAATLDAALQGQDDSQETQESQDAEETHEPKQKKRKQ; translated from the exons atgtcGGTCATGAGGGCTGAGATGGATAAAATCGTCACACTGTCAGATGGAGACAGTACCGCAGAACTTCAGAAATACCTGTCCTCTCTTACAAATGACAAG CTAATCACTGTGATTACAAATGGCGCACTAAAGGGTAAGCAGGTCGGTGCATTGATTAAAGGCATCTTTAAAG GCTCTCCATCCAATTCCACTGAAGGATCAAACCGCAGACTTCTTGTTTATCAACACTGCATCCCTCTGTGTGAGTCTGGGGATCTTCAGACTGAAGTGGCAGCTGATATCATTGGACTGCTGATGCttgag ACTCATTCACTGCCCGGACCCTCTCTTGCAAAACTGGCATCTCTTTTTGTTGAAGCCATTAAGTTAGGAAAAATGGGCAGTGGGAAATCCCTGGAGCTATTTCCGACTGTGCTTACTGCCCTTTCAGCCTGTGAAACGTTGTCTTATGGCAAAG GTGAACTCAGTGGCGAGGAGTACAAGAAACAGCTGATCAACAGCCTCTGCTCGAGCAG ATGGGACCCAAAATGTGTCATCCACCTGACGACCATGTTCAG GGATGTGCCCATGTCATCAGAGGAGCTACAGTTTTTGGTAGAGAAGGTACTGAGGATGTTCACCAAGCTGGATCTGCAGGAGATTCCACCACTGGTTTATCAGCTGCTGCTTTTATCTGcaaag GGTTGTAAGAAACAGGTCCTGGATGGAATCATCTGTTATTTTAAAGAGCAAGATGTGCGccaggaagaggagcagaaacaCGGAGA GAGCCTGGATCTAGAGGTTCAGTCCATTCCACAGGACCAACTGAGGCATGTGGAGGGCACCGTTATCCTCCACATAGTCTTTGCTATACGACTCGACCATGAACTCGGGAGAGAGTTCCTTAAAAGCTTTAAG ACATGTTACGGGGACCTGTGCCCTTTCAGTGTTGCCCTGTTGCTCTCAGTGGCACGCATCCAGCGTTATGAAGAGCAG GTGTTTGACCTTTTGAAGGGGGCAATCATCAAGAGCTTCAAGGATGAGCATTTGCAGCAGGGGTCAAAGTTCCTGCAGGACCTCCTGCCTGGGCACTGCAGCGTGGCTCAGATGATACTGGACACAGTCAAAAACAG CGTGTTTGGTTGGGATCATGTGACCCAGGGGCTGGTACAGCTGGGCTTCTCCCTTATGGATGCATTTGGACCCAAACCTGGACCATTTGGCAAGACCACAGAAGGGTCCTCTACAATTGCCCGGACCCCAACTCAGCTGGCATGTAAGCTGGGAGGACAGGTGCTCTTGCAGGGCTTTaag ATGCACGAGCCTATCAGAGGCGAGATACTGGAGCAGGTCTTGAATCGATTGGTCACAAAGACAGCCTCACCTGTCAATCATTACTTAG ACCTGTTCTCTGACATTGTGATCTCTGCTCCCATGATCCTCCTGGAGTCGTCTTCCAAGGTGACAGAGACATTTGACCATCTGTCATACCTGCCCTTGGCCACAGTTCAGGGTTTACTAAAAGCTgtccag CCCCTGCTCAAAGTCAGTATGTCCTTGAAAGATGCTTTGATTCTAGTTCTCCGCAAGGCCATGTTTTCCAG CCAACTGGACGGCAGAAAGTCTGCAGTGACTGGCTTCTTGTTGCTGCTGAAGAACTTCAAAGTCTTAGGCAGCTTGGCCTCGAGCCAGTGTAGCCAGGCGATGTCTTCGAGCCAG ATCCAAGTGGACGTTCACTCTCGTTACAACTCTGCTGCCAATGAAGCGTTCTGTCTGGAGATCCTCAGCAGCCTACGACGCTGCCTCGGCCAGCAGGCTGACGTGCGCCTCATGCTCTATGAG GGTTTCTATGATGTTCTCCGCCGCAACTCTCAACTTGCAAGCTCCATCATGCAGACCCTCTtctcacag CTGAAGCGGTACTACGAGCCTGAACAAGACCTCCTGCCCCCGGTGAAACTGGAGCCGTGCATCACAGCGCTCGGAGACCAGGTCTACCTCCAGGAGCCGCTG gCCCATCTGGTGAGCTGCACCGTACATTGCCTGCTGTGGCTGCAGAACATGCGCCGAACGGCGAACCCCAGCGCTGCcgacagtgatgatgatgaggaggaggaagaggagggataCGAGTCTGAACTACAGACGATCCTAGAGAGCATGACAAGACGCATGATCAAGAGTGAACTGGAGGACTTTGAACTG GACAAGTCAGCTGAGTTCTCCATGGGATCCAGTGTTGGGCTGAAGAATAACATCTACGCTGTGCTGGTGATGGGAGTGTATGAGATCCTTATGGAGTACAACTTTATCAAAGCAAACTACAG TAAAAGCCGCTTTGAGGAGCTCATGGAGCTGTTCAACCGCTACCACAAACTGTCTGAGATCCTGAAGGAAAAATCCGGAAAGGGTCGAGTGCCTTCACACAAGACTCCCCGCAGTTTACTCTCTTTGGGCTTCATAACGACTCTCCTCACTGTGCTCTTCAG AGACAGTactcagagcagagaggaggctCTCTCAGTGCTTCGCTCAAGCGGAGAATTTGTGCGTTATGCAGTGAATGTGGCTGTACAGAAGATCCAGCATCTGGAGGAAACGGGACACACAGATGGCCCTGAtggacagaacacagacagaacTTTCCGCTTCCTCTGTGACATGACAAG TGTGCTGATGTGGCGCTACACCAACATCCCCAGCGTTGTGGAGGATGCGGGAAAGAAGGAGAAGCGCTCCAGCCTGTCCCTGCTGTGTCTGGAAGGTCTGCTCAGGATCTTCACAACCTGCCAGCAGCGCTATCCAGACAGGATGGCCCAGCTCCTCTCCACCATGG aCATCTCAGAAGACAATTCCGAGCCAGACGATGGCAACGTTACAGAGATGAACTTCTTTTACATCCGACAGTTTCAG AGGGCGCTGTTCACACAGTTAAGTGGCGGTGAGGAGGAATTCAACAGCAAAGAGGCTCAGCTGCTGGTCAGCATCTTGAGTGTGCTGTCACAGCAGCTGAAGCCCTCCTCCCAACAG tttgtACAGATGATCACGTGGACTGTGAAAATCTGCAAGGAGACCAGTTTCG AGGATTCTGCTTTCTCCAAGggtctgctctctcttctcttcaacCTGCATGTTTTCTATAAGAGTCCTGTAAGCCTGTTGCTGGAACTCTGCCAAGACATCCACAGCCAACTGGGAGATATCGATCAG GATGTGGAGGTGGAAAAACAGTCCCACTTTGCCATTGTCAACATGAAGACTGCAACCACAGCAGCA CTGCTGGTTCTGTCTCAAGTTGACAGAGTGCTTGATGAAGTGGACTGGCTAATtgccagaaagaaaagccagaCGGCCTCTGACAAATCGAGTTCTG GCGAGGCCACGCAGACTGCAGGACAGCAGGATCCAATAGAGAAAGCGGTGACGCTGCAGCTCGGGACTCTTTTGACAGCATTAAATGAGCTGGTCCAGACGGCCCTGCTGCCTGGCACCTGTACCATTACACTGCTGAGAGAACTGAGTCGCACATACACCATCCTCACCACCCTGGTCAAATAT TACATCCAGGTGTGTGCCAGCCGACACGGCGCACTGCCGGCACGCTTAGAGAAGCTG GTCAAACTGTCGGGCTCCCACCTCACACCACAGTGCTACTCTTTCATCACATACGCTCAG AGTGGAGAATCTAGCGGCGGAGGTGCagatgaaaagaagaagaagaaaagaaatgaagtgACCACTGCTGCCTCT GCGAAACTTCTGCGTGAGACGACAGCCATCCCGAACGTGATCTTCAGTATTGAGCAGTACGAGAAATACCTCATCACACTCTCAAAGAaatcaaag GTAAATCTGATGCAGTACATGAAGCTGAGCACCTCAAGAGATTTCCGCATCAATGCTGCAACTCTGGACGCAGCCCTGCAGGGGCAGGACGACAGTCAGGAG ACCCAAGAGTCACAGGATGCAGAGGAGACACATGAAcccaaacagaagaagagaaaacagTGA
- the fanci gene encoding Fanconi anemia group I protein isoform X1: MSVMRAEMDKIVTLSDGDSTAELQKYLSSLTNDKLITVITNGALKGKQVGALIKGIFKGSPSNSTEGSNRRLLVYQHCIPLCESGDLQTEVAADIIGLLMLETHSLPGPSLAKLASLFVEAIKLGKMGSGKSLELFPTVLTALSACETLSYGKGELSGEEYKKQLINSLCSSRWDPKCVIHLTTMFRDVPMSSEELQFLVEKVLRMFTKLDLQEIPPLVYQLLLLSAKGCKKQVLDGIICYFKEQDVRQEEEQKHGESLDLEVQSIPQDQLRHVEGTVILHIVFAIRLDHELGREFLKSFKTCYGDLCPFSVALLLSVARIQRYEEQVFDLLKGAIIKSFKDEHLQQGSKFLQDLLPGHCSVAQMILDTVKNSVFGWDHVTQGLVQLGFSLMDAFGPKPGPFGKTTEGSSTIARTPTQLACKLGGQVLLQGFKMHEPIRGEILEQVLNRLVTKTASPVNHYLDLFSDIVISAPMILLESSSKVTETFDHLSYLPLATVQGLLKAVQPLLKVSMSLKDALILVLRKAMFSSQLDGRKSAVTGFLLLLKNFKVLGSLASSQCSQAMSSSQIQVDVHSRYNSAANEAFCLEILSSLRRCLGQQADVRLMLYEGFYDVLRRNSQLASSIMQTLFSQLKRYYEPEQDLLPPVKLEPCITALGDQVYLQEPLAHLVSCTVHCLLWLQNMRRTANPSAADSDDDEEEEEEGYESELQTILESMTRRMIKSELEDFELDKSAEFSMGSSVGLKNNIYAVLVMGVYEILMEYNFIKANYSKSRFEELMELFNRYHKLSEILKEKSGKGRVPSHKTPRSLLSLGFITTLLTVLFRDSTQSREEALSVLRSSGEFVRYAVNVAVQKIQHLEETGHTDGPDGQNTDRTFRFLCDMTSVLMWRYTNIPSVVEDAGKKEKRSSLSLLCLEGLLRIFTTCQQRYPDRMAQLLSTMDISEDNSEPDDGNVTEMNFFYIRQFQRALFTQLSGGEEEFNSKEAQLLVSILSVLSQQLKPSSQQFVQMITWTVKICKETSFEDSAFSKGLLSLLFNLHVFYKSPVSLLLELCQDIHSQLGDIDQDVEVEKQSHFAIVNMKTATTAALLVLSQVDRVLDEVDWLIARKKSQTASDKSSSGEATQTAGQQDPIEKAVTLQLGTLLTALNELVQTALLPGTCTITLLRELSRTYTILTTLVKYYIQVCASRHGALPARLEKLVKLSGSHLTPQCYSFITYAQSGESSGGGADEKKKKKRNEVTTAASAKLLRETTAIPNVIFSIEQYEKYLITLSKKSKVNLMQYMKLSTSRDFRINAATLDAALQGQDDSQEVSAISYSNKQLQRSALFPYTAD, from the exons atgtcGGTCATGAGGGCTGAGATGGATAAAATCGTCACACTGTCAGATGGAGACAGTACCGCAGAACTTCAGAAATACCTGTCCTCTCTTACAAATGACAAG CTAATCACTGTGATTACAAATGGCGCACTAAAGGGTAAGCAGGTCGGTGCATTGATTAAAGGCATCTTTAAAG GCTCTCCATCCAATTCCACTGAAGGATCAAACCGCAGACTTCTTGTTTATCAACACTGCATCCCTCTGTGTGAGTCTGGGGATCTTCAGACTGAAGTGGCAGCTGATATCATTGGACTGCTGATGCttgag ACTCATTCACTGCCCGGACCCTCTCTTGCAAAACTGGCATCTCTTTTTGTTGAAGCCATTAAGTTAGGAAAAATGGGCAGTGGGAAATCCCTGGAGCTATTTCCGACTGTGCTTACTGCCCTTTCAGCCTGTGAAACGTTGTCTTATGGCAAAG GTGAACTCAGTGGCGAGGAGTACAAGAAACAGCTGATCAACAGCCTCTGCTCGAGCAG ATGGGACCCAAAATGTGTCATCCACCTGACGACCATGTTCAG GGATGTGCCCATGTCATCAGAGGAGCTACAGTTTTTGGTAGAGAAGGTACTGAGGATGTTCACCAAGCTGGATCTGCAGGAGATTCCACCACTGGTTTATCAGCTGCTGCTTTTATCTGcaaag GGTTGTAAGAAACAGGTCCTGGATGGAATCATCTGTTATTTTAAAGAGCAAGATGTGCGccaggaagaggagcagaaacaCGGAGA GAGCCTGGATCTAGAGGTTCAGTCCATTCCACAGGACCAACTGAGGCATGTGGAGGGCACCGTTATCCTCCACATAGTCTTTGCTATACGACTCGACCATGAACTCGGGAGAGAGTTCCTTAAAAGCTTTAAG ACATGTTACGGGGACCTGTGCCCTTTCAGTGTTGCCCTGTTGCTCTCAGTGGCACGCATCCAGCGTTATGAAGAGCAG GTGTTTGACCTTTTGAAGGGGGCAATCATCAAGAGCTTCAAGGATGAGCATTTGCAGCAGGGGTCAAAGTTCCTGCAGGACCTCCTGCCTGGGCACTGCAGCGTGGCTCAGATGATACTGGACACAGTCAAAAACAG CGTGTTTGGTTGGGATCATGTGACCCAGGGGCTGGTACAGCTGGGCTTCTCCCTTATGGATGCATTTGGACCCAAACCTGGACCATTTGGCAAGACCACAGAAGGGTCCTCTACAATTGCCCGGACCCCAACTCAGCTGGCATGTAAGCTGGGAGGACAGGTGCTCTTGCAGGGCTTTaag ATGCACGAGCCTATCAGAGGCGAGATACTGGAGCAGGTCTTGAATCGATTGGTCACAAAGACAGCCTCACCTGTCAATCATTACTTAG ACCTGTTCTCTGACATTGTGATCTCTGCTCCCATGATCCTCCTGGAGTCGTCTTCCAAGGTGACAGAGACATTTGACCATCTGTCATACCTGCCCTTGGCCACAGTTCAGGGTTTACTAAAAGCTgtccag CCCCTGCTCAAAGTCAGTATGTCCTTGAAAGATGCTTTGATTCTAGTTCTCCGCAAGGCCATGTTTTCCAG CCAACTGGACGGCAGAAAGTCTGCAGTGACTGGCTTCTTGTTGCTGCTGAAGAACTTCAAAGTCTTAGGCAGCTTGGCCTCGAGCCAGTGTAGCCAGGCGATGTCTTCGAGCCAG ATCCAAGTGGACGTTCACTCTCGTTACAACTCTGCTGCCAATGAAGCGTTCTGTCTGGAGATCCTCAGCAGCCTACGACGCTGCCTCGGCCAGCAGGCTGACGTGCGCCTCATGCTCTATGAG GGTTTCTATGATGTTCTCCGCCGCAACTCTCAACTTGCAAGCTCCATCATGCAGACCCTCTtctcacag CTGAAGCGGTACTACGAGCCTGAACAAGACCTCCTGCCCCCGGTGAAACTGGAGCCGTGCATCACAGCGCTCGGAGACCAGGTCTACCTCCAGGAGCCGCTG gCCCATCTGGTGAGCTGCACCGTACATTGCCTGCTGTGGCTGCAGAACATGCGCCGAACGGCGAACCCCAGCGCTGCcgacagtgatgatgatgaggaggaggaagaggagggataCGAGTCTGAACTACAGACGATCCTAGAGAGCATGACAAGACGCATGATCAAGAGTGAACTGGAGGACTTTGAACTG GACAAGTCAGCTGAGTTCTCCATGGGATCCAGTGTTGGGCTGAAGAATAACATCTACGCTGTGCTGGTGATGGGAGTGTATGAGATCCTTATGGAGTACAACTTTATCAAAGCAAACTACAG TAAAAGCCGCTTTGAGGAGCTCATGGAGCTGTTCAACCGCTACCACAAACTGTCTGAGATCCTGAAGGAAAAATCCGGAAAGGGTCGAGTGCCTTCACACAAGACTCCCCGCAGTTTACTCTCTTTGGGCTTCATAACGACTCTCCTCACTGTGCTCTTCAG AGACAGTactcagagcagagaggaggctCTCTCAGTGCTTCGCTCAAGCGGAGAATTTGTGCGTTATGCAGTGAATGTGGCTGTACAGAAGATCCAGCATCTGGAGGAAACGGGACACACAGATGGCCCTGAtggacagaacacagacagaacTTTCCGCTTCCTCTGTGACATGACAAG TGTGCTGATGTGGCGCTACACCAACATCCCCAGCGTTGTGGAGGATGCGGGAAAGAAGGAGAAGCGCTCCAGCCTGTCCCTGCTGTGTCTGGAAGGTCTGCTCAGGATCTTCACAACCTGCCAGCAGCGCTATCCAGACAGGATGGCCCAGCTCCTCTCCACCATGG aCATCTCAGAAGACAATTCCGAGCCAGACGATGGCAACGTTACAGAGATGAACTTCTTTTACATCCGACAGTTTCAG AGGGCGCTGTTCACACAGTTAAGTGGCGGTGAGGAGGAATTCAACAGCAAAGAGGCTCAGCTGCTGGTCAGCATCTTGAGTGTGCTGTCACAGCAGCTGAAGCCCTCCTCCCAACAG tttgtACAGATGATCACGTGGACTGTGAAAATCTGCAAGGAGACCAGTTTCG AGGATTCTGCTTTCTCCAAGggtctgctctctcttctcttcaacCTGCATGTTTTCTATAAGAGTCCTGTAAGCCTGTTGCTGGAACTCTGCCAAGACATCCACAGCCAACTGGGAGATATCGATCAG GATGTGGAGGTGGAAAAACAGTCCCACTTTGCCATTGTCAACATGAAGACTGCAACCACAGCAGCA CTGCTGGTTCTGTCTCAAGTTGACAGAGTGCTTGATGAAGTGGACTGGCTAATtgccagaaagaaaagccagaCGGCCTCTGACAAATCGAGTTCTG GCGAGGCCACGCAGACTGCAGGACAGCAGGATCCAATAGAGAAAGCGGTGACGCTGCAGCTCGGGACTCTTTTGACAGCATTAAATGAGCTGGTCCAGACGGCCCTGCTGCCTGGCACCTGTACCATTACACTGCTGAGAGAACTGAGTCGCACATACACCATCCTCACCACCCTGGTCAAATAT TACATCCAGGTGTGTGCCAGCCGACACGGCGCACTGCCGGCACGCTTAGAGAAGCTG GTCAAACTGTCGGGCTCCCACCTCACACCACAGTGCTACTCTTTCATCACATACGCTCAG AGTGGAGAATCTAGCGGCGGAGGTGCagatgaaaagaagaagaagaaaagaaatgaagtgACCACTGCTGCCTCT GCGAAACTTCTGCGTGAGACGACAGCCATCCCGAACGTGATCTTCAGTATTGAGCAGTACGAGAAATACCTCATCACACTCTCAAAGAaatcaaag GTAAATCTGATGCAGTACATGAAGCTGAGCACCTCAAGAGATTTCCGCATCAATGCTGCAACTCTGGACGCAGCCCTGCAGGGGCAGGACGACAGTCAGGAGGTAAGTGCTATCTCATACAGTAATAAGCAGCTCCAAAGGTCCGCTCTCTTTCCTTACACGGCAGATTGA